A DNA window from Candidatus Krumholzibacteriia bacterium contains the following coding sequences:
- a CDS encoding helix-turn-helix domain-containing protein, which produces MSELKTNEYANIYIGGDEGTNAVMTSMEAAEYLKMHVKTVCRLAKEGKIPAKKVGSEWRFLKNVLDKWLSEEMG; this is translated from the coding sequence ATGAGCGAGCTGAAGACGAACGAGTACGCCAACATCTACATCGGCGGTGACGAAGGAACGAACGCCGTCATGACCTCGATGGAGGCGGCAGAGTATCTGAAGATGCACGTCAAGACCGTGTGTCGCTTGGCCAAGGAAGGCAAGATCCCGGCGAAGAAGGTCGGCAGCGAGTGGCGTTTCCTGAAAAACGTCCTCGACAAGTGGCTGTCCGAGGAGATGGGTTGA
- a CDS encoding nitrilase-related carbon-nitrogen hydrolase, whose product MDGPRGRLRLRLGFLQMHPRFGDVEANVTAIETALAGVRDAVIVLPELCTTGYVFASRAETKALAEPADGPSVQRLRRLARANRLVLCFGMAEKSGSKLYNSAVTLLPSGRRHVYRKAHLFDREKLVFDTAAPRFAPFRAGVPVGVMICFDWIFPEVCRSLALAGARVILHPSNLVLPYCQAAMVTRAVENRVFTVTCNRVGTERRSGVKLRFTGQSRIVNPKGRVLAQAGEEESSLQVVDIDPAAAADKHITARNHLFRDRRPGSYRLG is encoded by the coding sequence ATGGACGGCCCTCGCGGGAGGCTTCGCCTGCGCCTCGGATTCCTGCAGATGCACCCGCGCTTCGGTGACGTCGAAGCGAACGTGACCGCCATCGAGACCGCTCTCGCCGGCGTGCGCGACGCGGTCATCGTTCTCCCTGAGCTGTGCACCACGGGCTACGTCTTCGCCTCCCGCGCCGAAACGAAAGCGCTCGCCGAGCCCGCCGACGGTCCGTCGGTGCAGCGCTTGCGCCGGCTGGCGCGGGCGAACCGACTCGTCCTCTGCTTCGGCATGGCGGAAAAGAGCGGCAGCAAGCTCTACAACAGCGCTGTCACGCTGCTGCCTTCGGGCCGCAGGCATGTCTACCGCAAGGCGCATCTCTTCGACCGGGAAAAGCTGGTCTTCGACACCGCGGCGCCGCGCTTCGCGCCCTTTCGCGCCGGCGTGCCCGTGGGGGTCATGATCTGCTTCGACTGGATCTTCCCGGAGGTCTGCCGCAGCCTGGCGCTCGCCGGTGCGCGGGTGATCCTGCATCCTTCGAACCTCGTGCTGCCGTACTGCCAAGCCGCGATGGTGACACGGGCCGTGGAGAATCGCGTCTTCACCGTCACCTGCAACCGCGTCGGCACCGAGCGGCGAAGCGGGGTGAAACTGCGCTTCACGGGTCAGAGCCGGATCGTCAATCCCAAGGGTCGAGTCCTGGCGCAGGCGGGGGAGGAGGAGAGTTCCCTGCAGGTCGTGGACATCGATCCGGCGGCGGCGGCAGACAAGCACATCACGGCGCGGAACCATCTCTTCCGGGACCGCCGCCCAGGCAGCTATCGCCTGGGCTGA